In Mustela lutreola isolate mMusLut2 chromosome 1, mMusLut2.pri, whole genome shotgun sequence, one genomic interval encodes:
- the LOC131822614 gene encoding olfactory receptor-like protein OLF1: protein MEWMDGNNTLVTEFILLGFLTCPELQIVLFLVFLTLYGMILTGNIGLMMLIRTDPHLQTPMYFFLSNLSFADLCYSSVIVPKMLFNFLSENKSISYYGCALQFYFFCAFADTESFILAAMAYDRYVAICNPLLYTAVMSRGICVWLIALSYIGGNMSSLVHTSFAFILKYCDKNVINHFFCDLPPLLKLSCTDTSVNEWLLSTYGSSVEIICFIVIIVSYFFILRSVLRIRSSSGRKKTFSTCASHLTSVAIYQGTLLFIYSRPSYLYSPNTDKIISVFYTIIIPVLNPLIYSLRNKDVKDAAKRAMGLKVDSS, encoded by the coding sequence AtggaatggatggatggaaacaACACATTGGTGACTGAGTTTATCCTCTTAGGATTCCTGACATGCCCTGAACTGCAGATTGTCCTGTTCCTTGTGTTTCTGACCTTGTATGGTATGATCTTAACAGGGAACATTGGACTGATGATGTTAATCAGGACCGATCCTCACCTTCAAACCCCTATGTATTTCTTCCTCAGCAACCTCTCCTTTGCAGATCTCTGTTATTCCTCAGTCATTGTTCCCAAAATGCTGTTCAATTTCCTCTCCGAGAACAAATCTATTTCCTATTATGGCTGTGccctgcagttttattttttctgtgcttttgcCGATACAGAATCCTTTATCTTGGCTGCCATGGCATACGATCGCTATGTCGCCATCTGTAACCCTTTACTGTATACAGCTGTGATGTCTCGGGGCATCTGTGTATGGTTGATTGCCTTGTCCTACATTGGAGGTAACATGAGTTCCCTGGTTCACACATCCTTTGCCTTTATTCTGAAATACTGTGATAAAAATGTCATTAATCATTTTTTCTGtgacctccctcccctgcttaaGCTATCTTGCACAGACACCTCAGTTAATGAGTGGCTTCTCTCCACTTATGGCAGCTCAGTGGAAATTATCTGCTTCATCGTCATCATCGTCTCCTACTTTTTCATCCTCCGCTCAGTCTTGAGGATTCGCTCTTCCAGCGGGAGGAAGAAAACCTTTTCCACATGTGCCTCTCACTTGACTTCTGTGGCCATCTATCAGGGGACTCTTCTCTTCATTTACTCACGGCCCAGCTATCTGTATTCTCCCAACACTGATAAAATTATCTCCGTGTTCTACACCATTATCATCCCAGTGCTGAACCCGTTGATTTATAGTTTGAGAAATAAAGATGTAAAAGATGCTGCTAAGAGAGCTATGGGGCTAAAGGTAGATTCTTCATGA
- the LOC131822613 gene encoding olfactory receptor 5W2-like, with protein MDEGNCSSLTEFIFLGITDNRRMKVTLFTTFLVVYLINLFANIGMITLIRMDSQLHTPMYFFLSHLSFCDLCFTTAVGPKMLVDLLAKKKSIPFFGCALQFLIFCMFGDSECLLLAVMAFDRYKAISNPLLYTASMSNRLCSLLMAVVYMLGTADALLHTTLTFRLCFCGSNEINHFFCDMPPLLLLSCSDTQVNELVIFTVFGFIELSTISGVLVSYCYIILSVLKIHSAEGRFKAFSTCTSHLTAVAIFQGTILFMYFRPSSSYSLDQDKMTSLFYTLVIPMLNPLVYSLRNKDVKEALKKLKIKKWF; from the coding sequence ATGGATGAAGGAAATTGCTCATCCTTGACAGAATTCATTTTCTTGGGAATTACCGATAACCGTCGGATGAAAGTGACCCTATTTACAACATTTCTTGTTGTTTATCTCATTAATCTTTTTGCAAATATTGGAATGATCACTTTAATTAGAATGGATTCCCAGCTTCACACACCTATGTACTTTTTCCTCAGCCATCTCTCCTTCTGTGACCTTTGTTTTACCACAGCAGTTGGGCCCAAAATGTTGGTAGACCTTTTagccaaaaaaaaatcaatcccttTCTTTGGCTGTGCTCTGCAGTTTTTGATCTTCTGTATGTTTGGTGATTCTGAGTGTCTGCTGCTGGCAGTGATGGCCTTTGATCGGTATAAGGCCATTAGCAACCCCTTGCTCTACACAGCCAGCATGTCCAACAGActgtgctccctgctcatggcTGTGGTTTACATGCTGGGAACAGCAGATGCCTTGTTACACACGACTTTAACATTCCGCTTATGTTTCTGTGGATCGAATGAGATTAATCATTTCTTCTGTGATATGCCTCCTCTCCTATTGCTGTCTTGCTCAGATACACAGGTCAATGAGTTAGTGATATTCACTGTTTTTGGATTCATTGAACTGAGTACCATTTCAGGAGTGCTTGTCTCTTATTGTTATATAATCTTATCAGTCTTGAAGATCCACTCTGCTGAGGGGAGGTTCAAAGCTTTCTCCACCTGCACCTCCCACTTAACTGCTGTTGCAATTTTCCAAGGAACTATACTCTTCATGTATTTCCGGCCGAGTTCTTCCTACTCCCTTGATCAAGATAAAATGACCTCATTGTTTTACACCCTTGTGATTCCCATGCTAAACCCACTGGTGTATAGCCTGCGGAACAAGGATGTGAAAGAGGCCCTGAaaaagctgaaaattaaaaagtggttttaa
- the LOC131822612 gene encoding olfactory receptor-like protein OLF2, with protein MDGKNCSSVKEFLLLGISNNPGVKMTLFITFLIVYLIILVANLGMIILIRMDSHLHTPMYFFLSHLSFSDLCYSTAVGPRMLVDFIAKNKSISFHGCALQWLVFCTFVDSECLLLAVMAFDRYKAISNPLLYMVSMSSRLRSLLIAGVYMVAIVDASVNTILTFQVCFCGSNVINHFFCDVLPLLVLSCSDIQVNELVIFTIFGFIELITLSGLFVSYCYIILAVIKINSVEGRFKAFSTCTSHLTAVAIFQGTLLFMYFRPSSSYSFDQDKIISLFYSLVIPMLNPLIYSLRNKDVKDALKHLKSKKWFH; from the coding sequence ATGGATGGAAAAAATTGCTCTTCTGTGAAGGAATTCCTTCTCTTGGGAATTAGCAATAACCCTGGAGTTAAAATGACTCTGTTTATCACATTTCTTATTGTCTATCTAATCATTCTTGTTGCAAACCTGGGGATGATCATTTTAATTAGAATGGATTCTCACCTTCACAcacccatgtatttcttcctcagCCACCTCTCCTTCAGTGACCTCTGTTACTCTACAGCAGTTGGACCCAGGATGCTGGTAGACTTCATTGCCAAGAACAAGTCAATTTCCTTCCATGGCTGTGCTCTGCAATGGTTAGTGTTCTGTACCTTTGTAGATTCTGAGTGTCTGCTGCTGGCAGTGATGGCCTTTGACCGGTACAAAGCCATTAGCAACCCCTTGCTCTACATGGTCAGCATGTCCAGCAGACTGCGCTCCCTGCTTATTGCTGGGGTTTACATGGTGGCAATTGTGGACGCTTCAGTAAATACCATACTCACATTCCAGGTATGTTTCTGTGGGTCTAATGTGATTAACCATTTCTTCTGTGATGTCCTACCTCTCCTCGTGTTGTCTTGCTCAGACATACAGGTTAATGAGTTAGTGATATTCACCATTTTTGGCTTCATTGAACTGATTACTCTTTCAGGGCTGTTTGTATCTTACTGCTATATCATTCTAGCAGTGATAAAGATCAACTCTGTGGAGGGGAGGTTCAAAGCTTTCTCCACCTGCACCTCCCACTTAACTGCTGTTGCGATTTTCCAGGGAACTCTGCTCTTTATGTATTTCCGGCCGAGTTCTTCCTACTCTTTTGATCAAgacaaaattatttcattgttttactcCCTCGTGATTCCCATGCTAAACCCTCTGATTTATAGCCTACGGAACAAGGATGTGAAAGATGCCCTGAAGCACCTTAAAAGTAAAAAGTGGTTTCATTGa